From the genome of Dermacentor andersoni chromosome 3, qqDerAnde1_hic_scaffold, whole genome shotgun sequence:
TTCCTCGCCTTCGCAGGCGCCTCAACAGGCGCCTTAGTCGACTGTTGGAGTAACCGCCGCTACCTATGCCATACATACCCCCGAGAGAGCTGCCCAAACCGCCGAGGCCACCACTAAACAGACCTCCCTGTTCGTCGCTGCCGTAACTGCCGAGGCCTAGTCCACCGCCAAACCTACGTCTCCTGGAGCTACCGCCAAACAGGCGGCGTACGCGTCCGCCGAAACTTCCTTGGTTATATCCATCTTCCTGATCGTAGTCACCGCCGCCGAAGCCACTACCTCCGTATCTGCTGCCATATCCGCCTAATCCACTTCCGTAACCTCCGCTGAAGCCATTTGCACCGTAGCCGCCGCCAAATCCACCTAGGCCACTTCCGCTGTACCCGCCATCATAGCCGCTGCCATAGCTACCACCGAAGCCACGGCCGAAGGTACCTCCGCTACCCAACAAGCTTCCTACACCGAATCCTCCAGAGTATCCACCTCCCAGTCCACTGTCAGAGCCAAAGATACTGCTGCCAAAACCAccctttcctgaaaaaaaaaaacataaaaatataCGAATACACAGATAagggtatacagggtgtcccacataacttgagcaaagaaattaaaaataaaagacgCGTCAGAAGgaaattgaaccgaacgcatactattcgcaatagcctatagtaactcagacatttttttttttttgttttccctatACCTCACTATTTGTTaaatttaattacccaactttttaattattggctgagcaCCCCAAGTATGATATGCAGATTTGCAGAGCATcgtcagaaaccaccgatcgagttgtttcctttacgatacgtctgacgtagtccttttttccgggttgcaaagaaagcccgtgaaatttGAAAAATCCACGTGACGGAGTGTtcgcgcagtggtattgtgctgctctcaagcgtgcggtGGGGGAATAacgtcggctgcatcgtgactggggACGACGAaacggcagggcgttctttatctcatcggcagcgctcggccagcagcttGCGCTTTCGCCGTCATGCGAGGGGAGCCAACCTTGTTCCCCGGACCGCGCGCTTACATGCAGCATGATACCACTGGGCAAGCGCTCTgtcacgtgttctttttttttttcgtatttcgcgggctttctttgcaacccggaaaaaagcaCTACCGGAggcgtatcgtaaaggaaacaactcgaccggtgatttctgaaggtgctctacaaatttgcatatcatacttggggtcttCAGTcattaattaaaaagttgggtcatTAAACTTgtttaattagtgagttatggtgGAAAAATGTCTAAATTactactataggctattgcgaatagtatgcgttcgttTCAATTTGCTGACAGCGCACCTTTggtttttaaattcttggctaaagttatgtgggacactCTGTACATGAAATTTTAAGGGAGGACATGCAATGAAAAAGCAATATTGCCACCGTAaggtgaaattaaaaaaaagatcacTTTGTAGAAGAGCCGTGGGGGTAAACTGTGGGGGTAAACACATGCGGAATGGTAGCATTGTAAATGCACTATTCTCAGTTCCTTAAATTGAAATCCCTGAAATCCTCACCATTTGAGGGATGTATATTTTGAAACTAACTTCCAACCGCAGTGTTACTGCATTATAAGGAGCTTCATAGCTTTCTCTCGCGTTTAGTCATCTCTAAGCGTATAAACATGATACTTATTCCTGAAAGGATTAGCACAATATTTGATGCTGTACTTTGCACGCGTGTCATTGTGCCCATGTGATTGTTCCCGTAACTGACGATGTCATTAGTTAGCTCATGCTATGGTCTTCACTTTACAAGCCGCTTTTAAATTTAATTTATATGACTAAATAGTGGAACTTAGCGGTCACAACGCTCGGTTTGAAAACATGTCAGCATTGGTTCGGTCGCAGGTATGCCTAAAAGGATAAATTTTGTTTTTATCACACGTCCTCTTCTGGCCTGAACAAAATTATAATGGATGAACTCCTAGCCCATAACACATTGCTGACTTAAACGGGCCTTCGGGCGCCCGTTTCTCGCGATGGTCATTGACATAATGATATGGCGATCGCGACATGCTCTATTTTTATTGTTTAGTCTGTGCTAACCTGCTCTAAATACAGTAGGTTCATTATATATTAATATAGGCTGCTCATTTGTGAAAAGAAGCGTTTGCTTTTAACGGTCGGTGCGAAACTTGTGGTCGTTGCAGCAGAAAGTGCGCACACATTTAGTTTTTGAAGACAGCGTCTTCCGTGGGGAATTACCCCCATCAACCCGTATCGGGAATCTCTTTTTAGATTATTTCGCGGGCAAATTACGGGCGCAGTTGAGCCTAAAAATGTGTACCGATCCCGAGAGTCGTGAAGTCCTAAAATATTGGCCATTCTTGTGGGCATATCCAGTCTAAAAATGTTGTTCAATTCCGCAGGTAGTAAAGTCTGAAAACATGTCTCGTGTCTGTATGTGCAGCCTAAAATTGTGGGCCGAGTCCGACGAGAGTGCAGTCAAAATATTCAGGCAGTGCTGCTCCCGTCACGCGAGAGGGCGAACGATAGAATGCGTGCGCGATGACTCAGCCGTATTCTCGCCGCCAACTCCACCAGCAAGAGATTATCGTTCGTAGACGCCAACTAGACGTTGAATTCCCTTCAAACATTTTTTAAGCATTAGTTTATACTTACTGAAAGCATGGGAGGTCCCAACTCCATAACATGCTGGAAGAAAGAAAGGTTCCGTTTATCATTCTGTAAAAGTGATGGATTCTACTTCGCTCAATTTCGCGCTGATTTCACATTACACCATTACTGCAACAAACTCTATTCTAACGAATGCGTATATTTTTCAAACAAAAAAATACTATAGCCGTTTTTATGTATAGCTCTTGGAGACAAGGCTTCCATAGCATCGAGGGGTATTTTTGTATACTAGGATGCTTCGAAACTCTAATTAGGTGTGCTGAAGCTAGTGTTGCTTGCTGCTTTTTGTTATTATATTATACAGTGAAATTAACGACGGAGCGAACCATCTCGGCAGTGGTTTTAGCCAGGTGAAATACTCCCCCCAAGTACATACTACAGACGTAGCACATAGTTGGAGAGTAAATTGATACCTTTGCGAAACCGGGAGTTTTGCATTAACACAAACACAAGAATGATTTTGAGATCACGTTTTGTTGTCTAAAGCAGTCTAACAGGGAGTTTGCAAGGGGCATTGCTAACTTATGCAGTATTAATTATCTTTCAATAACTTCTGAGGAGGATGACTGCGGCCCATAAAGAATTTGCTAATCGTAAGATAGCCGTCTTTTATTTTGCTCTAAATAATTAAATAACGAAAGATAGCGCTATTAGTGCATTTGCGTGCCCTTTGTATTTAGGCACCCACCTGACGCATGGATATACAGAGCTAAGAATGTTCCAAAGCATCGGAAAGCTTACCCAGAAGGCCAACAAACAGCGCGATGGTGCTGAGAGACCTCATGGTGCTGCCCTTCCAATGCACTACTCGGTCTGCTAGGCATCCTTGTTTttccggcttttatacatcataGTGTAAGGCTTTTTTACCCATGTTTGTCAAAGCCATTCGGCCGTTGCTTGGTTGCATCCAATTGTTTGTTACAACCTTGAAAGAAACGCTAAAATAATAACGAAGCAACTTTGCTGCTTACAAgcgttttgtttctttatttgcgAAGACACATGTGCTCTTGGCTCCAAGAGAGCTTATACCTATCGACCTTGTGAACCAACGGCTGCCGAAAATATTCACATCAATGTCCGAAAAGTGAATTGTGCATTGGCAGCCAGAAGATGGCCCTGGCTGTCTTGTGAAGAAACATGTGTTATCATCTGGAGAAGAAAACAATGTTGAATGGCAGGccttacaaaaagaaagaaaaaatgatgcGAGTTCGACGCCTTCTTAGAAGTTGCTATTTCTACTGATGCGTACCCTTGTGCTGTTTCCTGTTCTACAGCATGTATGCCATCTTATTTATGGTGTCTCTGAAAATAATTATTGCGGCATATGAAATTTAGTTAGCGTCGTGGAATGAATAGGGCAGGAGAATTATTGGGAAGGGACATTCTGCATATGTCTCCTGTAAATGTCCCTCTTGTACTAATCTTTATATCGGTCAAATGTGGTTTAACTGGAAACGCAACAATTAGTTTACTTTCTTATTTGACATTTTAATAGAATATTTTTGAGTAAAGGTCGTAGCCTAGTAAAAACATTGGTTATGCAATTTCTTGCCTCTTAGAAAGGACAGGTTTATGTTCCACAacgttttcacttttcttttataAAGATGTGACATAAACGTGTATAATGCTACCCGAATTAAGCACACAGATTTGTCTAACAATTCTCAGGCTGACACCTTCAGCATGgtattaaagcttgtttctctatTACAATTCCGAATGTAATATAATGTCAACTTTTCATTAGATCAGGTAATAAAGGTATTGGCTATCAAAAATGAGTAACTATTCGCGATGATAAAATAGTGCCATGTAAGCACAAGCAACGAACTCTTCGCAGGCCATTATTGGTGAGTAAGTTCCATTCTTTCCTGTTGCGCTATTATTGGATGGTAGGGGTGCGCCCATATTTTAATGTATGGTAAAATAAATCGTATGGCTCCTACTTGTTCTCGTCTTCCAGTTGAATAGTCGGTATGTGTAAACAAACATTTTCCaaatagttttcgaatatttgaaaacgaCAACTGTGGGCAGTCAAAAAGAAaattctttcgtaagaaaggggAATTTTTATCCCCTCAGGCATAGTGAAGAGAAAAAATCCTGAGAACTTGCTTTGTGAAACCAATGTGtcgcaaataaaataaatacaaacgACACAACACCGCACACTAAGGGCAGTATGTTACCGCCCGTGACGTTCGTTCTTGTGTTTTTTGTGTTCGTTCTTTTTATTTGCGATGCAATGGCTTCATCAAGTAACACTCAACTATACCAAGAACAAGTTATTTTCTGAGAACTTACGTATAATGAAGGAGGCTACGTCTCTCGGGGAGCTCGACTTAACTCGCCGTATAGAACAGTTATTCGCAATCTTCAAACCTTTACGTATATGCGAACAAGTACATTATTTGTTCCTTATGCTTTATACGTGTTTTTAATAGAGAACGCTACATAAAGCGCAatgtaataacaaaaaaaatcCTGACGTTGTGAAATAAGATGTGAGCATCGTTTTGTAACAATTGTGAAAACGGCTCTTCACTATTTGGAACTTCTCCAGGAAGATTTGATTTTTGATTCCATTCGCTCCTTGGACTTTCCAGTCTTATGTGATTGGATCAAAAAATTCCTATTTGCACACTCCTAAGTTGATGTCCCGAGCAGACATTCGCAGAATTGCAGCAATCGCTTGCAGTTACATAATTGAGGCACTAGTTACCATGACTGTCTTCTGACCAATTTGACAACTCACCTCAAAACAATGCAACTATCTATGCCTCCAAGGTTATTTAGGACAGTAGCTTAGCTTTAATGGAATCATAGGCATATTCAATAGTGACAATGAAGCCATATTATCGCTACGAGAATACCGTATGTCATAATAAGGTTACAAACTTACATGCCTTGACTTTTGTACTACTCAGAGAGGTCTGAAACGTTCATTCCAATCTGTCATTAAAGGATCTTGTGCTGAGTTTTCGAAGACATGGTGTGAAATAGTTCTATTTTAGAAGCTGCTCATGGCACGTTTTGGCAGTTTTGTTTTAATCTAGAAAATTTAAGGGCAAACGAAGCTAGAAGGCTCAAAAGTGTGAGTGCTTGCAAACGAAAACAAAGTAATAGTAGGTAGGTGCTGAGGCATGTTCATGCTCTAACCTGACCGGAAGAAAAGTAACAGTGTTACAAATAGAGTAACGCAGAAATTAAGGCATAATTAATCTCCCAATGATTGCTCGATGACTCGATGGTAATGAGATTAAAATCCGACCAATATAGTTACACACCTTATTTCTGAAGTGACATTTATTTAACATCTCTTGTAATAATGCTGAGATTTCCTTTGCTTTGGTTATATGTGACACATTTCGGCGTCCTCCCACTTAGATGTGGGAATCGCTTACCAAAGTCGCTAATGAAAATGTATGACGACTGTGCGTCGCTGACGTAGTGAGGAAGATGGAATAAGAAGGCATGATGTCGATGGAATGACATAGGTGGTAGGACGATGACCGCATCAGGACAACTAGATGGCGATTCTTAAGTGATGACAATGGTGTGACGACGGCAATGTTACAGCGTGGATGTTAGGCAAATTGGATGAGAAGTCTATGACAACGTTAGCGCGACGACTGCGGTACGACGACATGCGGATTACGAAGCTGTAATGACGGAGGCATGACCACAATGACATTATGACGAAGGTATGACAACGGTTACATGGTCGTGACCATCTGATAACGGCGCAAGGGCGATGGTGCCAGGAAAACTGCGTCATAGTCATGATTGCATGGCGACAGTGTAATTACGACAGTATGCGGAAGAAGGAGTGACGTCGATGAACCAACGATGGAGGTACGGCGATGACGAAGATGGGTAGACATGACAACAATGGGTTGACGTTAATAAATACATGACGATGGTAAAGCGACAGCTTGACGACGATATTACCAAAGCGGCATTACAACTACTGTGTGACGGCGATGGATTGACGATAATGGCATGACCAGAGTCAGATGTTGAAGTTAAAATGACTACGATGGAAATACGTCGGTATGAAAACAAATAGATGACGCCGACTGTATGAGGACAATGGAATGACAAAGGTATGAGGGCGAAGCGATGAAGACGAGTGTGTTACGATAATGACGTGACGACGCctgtatcacgaagcctgtatCCCAGCAATGGCATGATGATGTTGGCATTACAAGAGTGGAATGGCGAAGTTCAACTGAATAAGATTGCACGACCACGACGGTATTATGGCGACAATGTGGCAAGGGGTGCATTATAGCGAGTGTGTGACGACAATCGCATGACTAAGACGGTATAATCACGATTTACTGACGGCATCCTAATTGCAATAGAGTGGCGAAGAAAGACTGACCTCTATAGAATGACGTTGGAGGTATGATAGCGAAGGCACGACGACAATCGGATGTGATTACTGAACTTTGACGATGATAAAACAACAGTGTGACGATGATGTTATGATGAGGACTATGTA
Proteins encoded in this window:
- the LOC126525136 gene encoding uncharacterized protein gives rise to the protein MRSLSTIALFVGLLACYGVGTSHAFRKGGFGSSIFGSDSGLGGGYSGGFGVGSLLGSGGTFGRGFGGSYGSGYDGGYSGSGLGGFGGGYGANGFSGGYGSGLGGYGSRYGGSGFGGGDYDQEDGYNQGSFGGRVRRLFGGSSRRRRFGGGLGLGSYGSDEQGGLFSGGLGGLGSSLGGMYGIGSGGYSNSRLRRLLRRLRRRGNRGSYGGSFGYGGLGSGSSWSSGLGGGLGGLGGRYGSRYGSSGLGGGLGSGLFGGGGLFGRSGSRLFGRGRYGGGLFGGGLGRSGFGGGLGSSGFGGGYGSGSGWGGSFGDGWQQWHQQ